One genomic window of Dunckerocampus dactyliophorus isolate RoL2022-P2 chromosome 7, RoL_Ddac_1.1, whole genome shotgun sequence includes the following:
- the nudt17 gene encoding nucleoside diphosphate-linked moiety X motif 17 isoform X1, with product MLRNSLLYDEGAREQVTQERGGMERVRRVLVSVCRDRAAPQSVHFLQSVTGHFGTTDQVNVSCSLDRNRLIVLKDDTDRGIPLKCLFDHQRAPFCPIKHLSVKEAASISLDIQQRGVDVGVAIILQTADKRVLLTRRAKQLRIFPNVWVPPGGHLEPDETLLEAGLRELKEETGLALEAEQFPSPKVLGVWESVYPPMLSRGPPQRHHLVVYLLLRSPCTHLQLQDCLRPSPTEVSACLWADSRLVSAMVSAVDGQDGEIDVKRLPAVVRVSEVCPAGGLRDTTLSPGVFVNRAPYSGPDVERVSTGTKFALGLWLKTTAEMTSEPHTCQPNK from the exons ATGTTGCGGAATTCGCTCCTGTATG acgagggcgctcgagagCAGGTGACTCAGGAACGAGGCGGAATGGAGAGGGTCCGCAGGGTTCTAGTGTCGGTCTGTCGGGACAGAGCAGCGCCACAGAGTGTTCACTTTCTTCAG AGCGTCACAGGTCACTTTGGCACCACTGACCAGGTGAACGTGAGCTGCTCGCTGGACCGGAACCGCTTGATAGTCCTCAAAGACGACACGGACAGAGGCATTCCCCTGAAG TGTTTGTTTGATCACCAGAGGGCCCCCTTTTGTCCAATCAAGCACCTGTCCGTCAAAGAGGCAGCGTCTATCTCGTTGGACATTCAGCAACGTGGAGTAGATGTGGGTGTAGCCATCATCCTGCAGACAGCAGATAAGAGAGTGTTGCTGACACGACGAGCAAAGCAACTGCGGATATTTCCCAACGTTTGGGTTCCACCAG GCGGCCATCTTGAACCCGACGAGACG CTCCTGGAGGCGGGCCTCAGGGAGCTGAAAGAGGAAACAGGATTGGCTCTGGAAGCAGAACAATTCCCAAGTCCAAAGGTTCTCGGTGTGTGGGAG TCAGTGTACCCCCCGATGCTGAGCAGAGGACCCCCTCAGAGACACCACCTTGTCGTCTACCTGCTGCTGCGCTCGCcatgcacacacctgcagctccaG gaCTGTCTGCGCCCCTCCCCCACCGAAGTCAGCGCTTGTCTTTGGGCCGACTCCCGTCTGGTCAGTGCCATGGTGTCGGCCGTGGACGGACAGGATGGCGAGATCGATGTGAAACGTCTTCCCGCCGTTGTCAG GGTGTCGGAGGTGTGCCCTGCGGGAGGACTCCGTGACACCACGCTGTCGCCGGGTGTCTTTGTCAACCGGGCACCGTACAGCGGTCCAGACGTGGAGCGGGTCAGCACCGGGACAAAGTTCGCTCTGGGTCTGTGGCTGAAGACCACTGCAGAGATGACCTCTGAACCTCACACCTGTCAGCCAAACAAATGA
- the thbs3a gene encoding thrombospondin-3a, with protein sequence MTSSAAVFLLSRKCQITSDAVTSHFPHAVLGVRAHGATGTFLTFSSSAASLTSSASLQPADCGSASASEGVMRSPAAITFVLSITMLRAAAELPDQQVIDVLSLQDSKKSIAAVEKLSGGLSALSDIYVASTLRLPPKMGGVLLGVYSKQDNRKYLELAVMGKINKVLLRYTRADGKVHTVNLQNANLADGRSHSIILRLGGLQRDSMMAELYVDCRLADSVQGVPHPVPLPRDAEMVEMRHGQKAYARLQGAVVSLQVALGGNVAKAGALIDCPFQGDSSHNLVGGDIHAILADHAKALIGQLVIFNQILGELRQDIKEQVKEMSLMRNTILECQVCGFHEPRSRCSPNPCHKGVACADSPHFPGYTCGPCPPGTSGNGTHCRDVDECEAYPCFSPDACVNTVGGFSCLPCPAGLWGASLAGTGLDYAKTHKQECVDMDECVDMPDACTPNSVCTNTVGSFKCGGCKPGFLGNQTTGCFPRNSCATLTFNPCDTNAHCIIEWNGDVSCKCNVGWAGNGNTCGVDTDIDGYPDRSLPCMDNNKHCKQDNCVSTPNSGQEDADNDGIGDQCDEDADGDSIKNVEDNCRLVPNKDQQNSDSDSFGDACDNCPNVANSEQKDTDGNARGDACDLDIDGDGIPNVLDNCPKVPNPMQTDRDRDGVGDACDTCPELSNPTQTDIDNDLVGDICDTNQDTDGDGHQDNRDNCPDIPNSSQLDSDNDGLGDDCDHDDDNDGVIDDRDNCRLIVNPNQKDSDVNGVGDVCEDDFDNDAVLDVIDACPESAEVTLTDFRAYQTVILDPEGDAQVDPNWVVLNQGMEIVQTMNSDPGLAVGYTAFNGVDFEGTFHVNTVTDDDYAGFVFAYQDSSSFYAVMWKQTEQEYWQSTPFHALAQAALHLKAVKSQTGPGQFLRNALWHTGDTSGEATLLWKDPRNAGWKDKTSYRWHLSHRPQVGYIRVRLFEGANMVADSGVVIDSTMRGGRLGVLCFSQENIIWSNLRYRCNDTLPEDFHTHRMQHVLMHVRV encoded by the exons ATGACGTCATCAGCCGCCGTTTTCCTCCTTTCCCGAAAGTGTCAAATCACATCGGACGCCGTGACGTCACATTTTCCGCACGCTGTCCTCGGTGTGCGCGCGCACGGAGCCACTGGAACTTTCTTGACTTTCTCGTCTTCCGCTGCTTCTTTGACATCTTCTGCTTCTCTTCAGCCAGCAGACTGCGGGTCCGCGTCTGCTTCGGAGGGCGTGATGCGGTCCCCCGCGGCCATCACGTTTGTGCTGTCAATCACGATGCTTCGGGCAGCGGCGGAACTGCCGGACCAGCAAG TGATTGATGTGTTGAGTCTTCAAGACTCCAAGAAGAGCATCGCTGCAGTGGAGAAACTGTCTGGTGGTCTGAGCGCGCTCAGTGACATCTACGTGGCATCCACGTTACGTCTGCCACCTAAGATGGGAGGCGTTCTACTGGGTGTGTACAGCAAACAGGACAACAGGAAGTACCTAGAGCTCGCCGTCATGGGGAAGATCAACAAAG TGTTGCTTCGTTACACGCGAGCAGACGGGAAGGTCCACACAGTCAACTTGCAGAATGCCAACCTGGCTGATGGGCGGAGCCACTCCATCATCCTGCGGCTGGGAGGCCTTCAGCGGGACAGCATGATGGCAGAGCTCTACGTGGACTGCCGATTGGCTGACTCGGTTCAGGGTGTGCCACATCCCGTGCCCCTACCGCGGGACGCAGAGATGGTGGAGATGCGACACGGACAGAAGGCATATGCTCGCTTGCAG GGCGCAGTGGTGTCGTTACAAGTGGCTCTAGGGGGCAACGTCGCTAAAGCCGGTGCCCTGATTGACTGTCCCTTTCAAGGTGACTCCTCCCACAACTTAG TGGGCGGGGACATCCACGCCATCCTGG CTGATCATGCCAAGGCTCTTATTGGTCAGTTGGTCATCTTCAATCAAATCCTTGGAGAACTACGACAGGACATCAAGGAGCAG GTGAAGGAGATGTCGCTGATGAGGAACACCATCTTGGAATGTCAAGTTTGTG GCTTCCACGAGCCACGCTCACGCTGCTCCCCCAACCCATGTCACAAGGGGGTGGCCTGCGCCGACAGCCCGCACTTTCCCGGATACACCTGCGGACCCTGCCCCCCTGGTACCAGCGGCAACGGCACGCACTGTCGTGACGTGGACGAG TGTGAAGCGTACCCGTGTTTCTCTCCTGATGCCTGTGTCAACACGGTGGGCGGCTTCAGCTGTCTTCCATGTCCTGCTGGCCTGTGGGGGGCGTCACTGGCCGGCACTGGACTCGACTACGCGAAGACACACAAGcag gaGTGTGTGGACATGGATGAGTGTGTGGATATGCCTGACGCCTGCACGCCAAACTCAGTGTGCACCAACACAGTG GGCTCATTTAAGTGTGGGGGGTGTAAACCTGGTTTCCTTGGCAACCAGACGACGGGTTGCTTCCCCCGCAATTCGTGTGCCACGTTGACCTTCAACCCCTGTGACACCAACGCCCACTGCATCATCGAGTGGAACGGAGACGTTTCCTGCAAG tgTAACGTGGGCTGGGCGGGGAATGGAAACACGTGCGGTGTGGACACGGACATCGATGGTTATCCCGACCGTTCGCTGCCCTGCATGGACAACAACAAACACTGCAAACAG GACAATTGCGTTTCCACGCCAAACTCGGGTCAGGAGGACGCTGACAACGATGGGATCGGCGATCAATGTGACGAGGACGCAGACGGGGACAGCATAAAAAACGTGGAG GACAACTGCCGTTTGGTTCCCAACAAGGACCAGCAGAATTCCGACAGCGACTCTTTCGGGGACGCGTGTGACAACTGTCCCAACGTGGCCAACAGCGAGCAGAAGGACACGGACGGGAACGCCCGAGGAGACGCGTGCGACCTCGACATAGATGGAGACG GAATACCGAACGTCCTTGACAACTGTCCAAAGGTTCCCAATCCCATGCAGACGGACAGAGATCGGGATGGAGTCGGAGATGCATGTGACACCTGTCCAGAACTCAGCAACCCTACACAA acAGACATCGATAACGACTTAGTGGGAGACATTTGTGACACAAACCAGGACAC GGACGGAGACGGTCACCAAGACAACAGAGACAACTGTCCTGACATTCCAAACAGTTCCCAGTTGGATTCAGACAATGATGGCCTCGGCGATGACTGCGACCATGACGACGACAACGATGGCGTCATTGACGACCGTGACAACTGTCGTCTCATTGTTAACCCAAACCAGAAAGATTCTGATG TAAATGGTGTAGGGGACGTGTGTGAGGACGACTTTGACAACGACGCCGTCCTGGATGTGATTGACGCGTGTCCTGAGAGCGCTGAGGTGACGTTGACAGACTTCCGGGCTTATCAAACTGTCATCTTGGACCCAGAAGGCGACGCCCAAGTTGACCCCAACTGGGTGGTTCTGAATCAG GGAATGGAGATTGTTCAGACCATGAACAGTGACCCTGGTCTCGCCGTCG GCTACACAGCGTTCAACGGCGTGGACTTTGAGGGAACGTTCCACGTCAACACGGTGACGGACGATGACTACGCCGGCTTCGTCTTTGCTTACCAGGACTCGTCTAGTTTCTATGCTGTCATGTGGAAGCAGACGGAGCAAGAATATTGGCAGTCCACGCCCTTCCACGCCCTCGCCCAAGCCGCCCTGCACCTCAAG gcAGTGAAGTCTCAGACCGGACCGGGTCAGTTCTTAAGGAACGCTCTGTGGCACACAGGGGACACAAGTGGCGAGGCCACGCTGCTTTGGAAGGATCCGAGGAACGCTGGCTGGAAGGACAAGACGTCGTATCGCTGGCACCTCAGCCACCGCCCCCAAGTGGGCTACATCAG GGTTCGTCTCTTTGAGGGTGCCAACATGGTGGCCGACTCTGGCGTGGTGATTGACAGCACCATGAGAGGCGGGAGACTGGGAGTCTTGTGCTTTTCCCAGGAGAACATCATCTGGTCCAACCTGCGCTACAGGTGTAACG ACACGCTTCCTGAAGATTTCCACACGCATCGCATGCAACATGTCCTGATGCACGTGCGCGTGTGA
- the mtx1a gene encoding metaxin-1a, translating into MAAPDELFCWEGDWGLPSVSTECLVVLAYAQFAGAPLKVHKVSNPWRSPGGSIPTLRTSQKETLSRPSDIIIHLRKQKYNADYDLSAKEGADSLAFISLMEEKLVPALLYTQWVEPKNYVEVTRRWYAERMPFPLSLFLPGRMQRHQLDKLRLLRGDDSLEANEELEKELFRDAADCMNLLAQRLGPHKFFFGDSPSSLDAFVFGSLAPILKCKLPNNKLQEHLKSLDNLSKFCTNILLIYFPHNCSQRTSCPAETKDLEQVPNKRRKQFLSLLVALGAMLSYAVLSGMVSIQQREALEAPLHSHHDEDDEDD; encoded by the exons ATGGCGGCGCCCGACGAGTTGTTTTGCTGGGAAGGAGACTGGGGTCTGCCGTCCGTCAGCACCGAGTGTCTGGTGGTTTTG GCATACGCGCAGTTTGCCGGCGCTCCTCTCAAAGTTCACAAAGTGTCCAACCCGTGGAGAAGTCCTGGCG GTTCCATTCCTACCCTGAGGACCAGTCAGAAGGAGACCCTGTCCAGACCATCTGACATCATTATTCACCTGAGGAAACAA AAGTACAACGCAGACTACgacctgtcggcgaaggagggcGCTGACAGCCTGGCGTTCATATCGCTGATGGAAGAGAAGCTTGTGCCGGCCCTG CTTTACACCCAGTGGGTGGAGCCAAAGAACTACGTGGAAGTGACGCGGCGCTGGTATGCCGAGCGCATGCCCTTCCCGCTCAGCTTGTTCCTGCCAGGCCGCATGCAGCGACACCAGCTGGACAAACTGCGTTTGCTGCGAGGTGATGACAGCCTGGAGGCCAACGAGGAGCTGGAGAAGGAG TTGTTCCGCGACGCTGCCGACTGCATGAACCTGCTGGCACAGAGACTTGGGCCgcacaagtttttttttggaGACTC GCCTTCCTCTCTTGACGCCTTCGTATTTGGCTCGTTAGCGCCAATTCTCAAGTGCAAACTCCCCAACAACAAGTTGCAAGAGCACCTGAAGTCTCTGGACAACCTCAGCAAGTTCTGCACCAACATCCTGCTCATCTACTTCCCCC ACAACTGCAGTCAGAGGACTTCCTGTCCAGCAGAGACCAAAGACCTGGAGCAGGTCCCAAACAAGCGCAGGAAGCAGTTCCTGTCGCTGCTGGTGGCTCTGGGCGCCATGTTGTCATACGCCGTGCTGAGCGGCATGGTGTCCATCCAACAGCGGGAGGCGCTGGAAGCGCCTCTGCACTCTCACCATGACGAGGACGACGAGGACGACTGA
- the si:ch73-139j3.4 gene encoding CD82 antigen isoform X1 — protein sequence MMKLLVKVELVKFIFLVVNVFFLALGTSVAACGVWIRFDSSSFIGAVSSEELQMVGVGLLLIGILVMVSGMVACFGACWEKRLFLLAYVCFLLLLILGQLLVLLLLLVNKRQIEEHADTAVGQMILRYVGTGRQDRLLDNMQHHEACCGLTGSSDWLQNSFIQTLNLSGMHVFPCSCFSSHQPTYTSPWCSQVINASHVHIIRPRNHTHEQGCREKLRDWLQVNIVTMVAMDVTLMVIQVLQLALAAQLYRSFGQKTTNEIEAIDHTPLSSDMDNRYGR from the exons ATGATGAAGTTGTTGGTGAAAGTTGAGCTGGTGAAATTCATCTTCCTGGTGGTGAACGTCTTCTTCCTG GCTCTGGGCACCAGTGTGGCCGCTTGTGGCGTTTGGATCCGGTTTGACTCGAGCAGCTTCATTGGAGCCGTTTCTTCCG aggAGCTGCAGatggtgggggtggggctgcTGTTGATTGGCATCCTGGTGATGGTGTCCGGCATGGTGGCGTGTTTTGGAGCTTGCTGGGAAAAAAGACTTTTTCTACTCGCT TACGTGtgcttcctgctgctgctgatccTGGGGCAGCTGCtggtcctgctgctgctgctggtcaaCAAACGCCAG ATTGAGGAGCACGCCGACACCGCTGTGGGTCAGATGATTCTTCGCTATGTCGGCACCGGTCGCCAGGACCGACTCCTGGACAACATGCAGCACCAT GAGGCGTGTTGCGGCCTCACGGGCTCATCTGATTGGTTGCAGAATTCTTTCATCCAGACGCTCAACCTGAGCGGGATGCACGTGTTTCCTTGTTCGTGTTTCAGCTCGCATCAGCCCACCTACACGTCACCGTGGTGCTCACAAGTGATCAACGCGTCTCATGTGCACATCATCAGACCTAGAAaccacacacacgagcag GGCTGCAGAGAGAAGCTTCGTGATTGGCTCCAGGTGAACATTGTGACCATGGTGGCCATGGACGTCACCCTGATGGTTATACAG GTCCTGCAGTTGGCGCTGGCGGCCCAGCTCTACCGGTCCTTTGGCCAGAAGACAACCAATGAGATAGAAGCTATTGACCACACCCCCCTCAGCAGTGACATGGACAACCGATATGGACGCTGA
- the LOC129185367 gene encoding high affinity immunoglobulin epsilon receptor subunit beta-like encodes MASSSVTTVGGLVIVTQVIPQDETSIPLQTPGSTAAQAPPPVSPTNMDEAPKTDLQGALPGLGAVQVAIGLLCVLFSLIATFSPYLMLHVAFCGGVSFVVSGCLAVAARRRAAVTPMWACLVSNGISVLLSLMGVAYLCLLLSGAHPSEGICGSLSKENWCVSRLWVLDMVLAGLDGLFLVLLVLQGCVSVAACVFAAIGIRQHRRYTALTIEERSDGNEAVPPQSP; translated from the exons ATGGCGTCCTCGTCCGTCACCACGGTAGGCGGCCTAGTGATCGTCACTCAGGTCATCCCTCAAGATGAAACTTCCATCCCGCTCCAGACGCCCGGGAGCACCGCTGCACAGGCCCCGCCCCCTGTGTCTCCCACCAATATGGATGAGGCGCCTAAAACAGACCTGCAAGGGGCGCTGCCGGGCCTCGGG GCGGTGCAGGTGGCCATCGGGCTGCTGTGTGTTCTCTTCAGCTTGATCGCCACCTTCTCTCCTTACCTGATGCTCCACGTGGCGTTCTGCGGCGGTGTGTCG TTTGTGGTTTCGGGTTGCCTGGCGGTGGCAGCGAGGAGGCGGGCTGCGGTGACACCG ATGTGGGCATGCTTGGTGTCAAACGGCATCAGTGTGCTGCTCAGCCTCATGGGCGTGGCCTACCTCTGTTTGCTGCTGAGCGGCGCCCACCCATCAGAGGGAATTTGCGGCAGCCTCAGCAAGGAGAACTGGTGCGTCAGTCGGCTTTGGGTGCTGGAC ATGGTCTTGGCGGGCCTGGATGGTCTCTTCCTGGTTCTGCTTGTCCTGCAGGGGTGCGTCTCTGTCGCCGCCTGTGTCTTTGCCGCCATCGGCATCAGGCAACACCGCCGCTACACGGCCCTCACG ATCGAGGAGCGCAGTGATGGGAATGAAGCGGTGCCGCCACAGTCACCGTGA
- the si:ch73-139j3.4 gene encoding CD82 antigen isoform X2 encodes MMKLLVKVELVKFIFLVVNVFFLALGTSVAACGVWIRFDSSSFIGAVSSEELQMVGVGLLLIGILVMVSGMVACFGACWEKRLFLLAYVCFLLLLILGQLLVLLLLLVNKRQEACCGLTGSSDWLQNSFIQTLNLSGMHVFPCSCFSSHQPTYTSPWCSQVINASHVHIIRPRNHTHEQGCREKLRDWLQVNIVTMVAMDVTLMVIQVLQLALAAQLYRSFGQKTTNEIEAIDHTPLSSDMDNRYGR; translated from the exons ATGATGAAGTTGTTGGTGAAAGTTGAGCTGGTGAAATTCATCTTCCTGGTGGTGAACGTCTTCTTCCTG GCTCTGGGCACCAGTGTGGCCGCTTGTGGCGTTTGGATCCGGTTTGACTCGAGCAGCTTCATTGGAGCCGTTTCTTCCG aggAGCTGCAGatggtgggggtggggctgcTGTTGATTGGCATCCTGGTGATGGTGTCCGGCATGGTGGCGTGTTTTGGAGCTTGCTGGGAAAAAAGACTTTTTCTACTCGCT TACGTGtgcttcctgctgctgctgatccTGGGGCAGCTGCtggtcctgctgctgctgctggtcaaCAAACGCCAG GAGGCGTGTTGCGGCCTCACGGGCTCATCTGATTGGTTGCAGAATTCTTTCATCCAGACGCTCAACCTGAGCGGGATGCACGTGTTTCCTTGTTCGTGTTTCAGCTCGCATCAGCCCACCTACACGTCACCGTGGTGCTCACAAGTGATCAACGCGTCTCATGTGCACATCATCAGACCTAGAAaccacacacacgagcag GGCTGCAGAGAGAAGCTTCGTGATTGGCTCCAGGTGAACATTGTGACCATGGTGGCCATGGACGTCACCCTGATGGTTATACAG GTCCTGCAGTTGGCGCTGGCGGCCCAGCTCTACCGGTCCTTTGGCCAGAAGACAACCAATGAGATAGAAGCTATTGACCACACCCCCCTCAGCAGTGACATGGACAACCGATATGGACGCTGA
- the nudt17 gene encoding nucleoside diphosphate-linked moiety X motif 17 isoform X4, protein MLRNSLLYDEGAREQVTQERGGMERVRRVLVSVCRDRAAPQSVHFLQSVTGHFGTTDQVNVSCSLDRNRLIVLKDDTDRGIPLKCLFDHQRAPFCPIKHLSVKEAASISLDIQQRGVDVGVAIILQTADKRVLLTRRAKQLRIFPNVWVPPGGHLEPDETLLEAGLRELKEETGLALEAEQFPSPKVLVSVPPDAEQRTPSETPPCRLPAAALAMHTPAAPGCRRCALREDSVTPRCRRVSLSTGHRTAVQTWSGSAPGQSSLWVCG, encoded by the exons ATGTTGCGGAATTCGCTCCTGTATG acgagggcgctcgagagCAGGTGACTCAGGAACGAGGCGGAATGGAGAGGGTCCGCAGGGTTCTAGTGTCGGTCTGTCGGGACAGAGCAGCGCCACAGAGTGTTCACTTTCTTCAG AGCGTCACAGGTCACTTTGGCACCACTGACCAGGTGAACGTGAGCTGCTCGCTGGACCGGAACCGCTTGATAGTCCTCAAAGACGACACGGACAGAGGCATTCCCCTGAAG TGTTTGTTTGATCACCAGAGGGCCCCCTTTTGTCCAATCAAGCACCTGTCCGTCAAAGAGGCAGCGTCTATCTCGTTGGACATTCAGCAACGTGGAGTAGATGTGGGTGTAGCCATCATCCTGCAGACAGCAGATAAGAGAGTGTTGCTGACACGACGAGCAAAGCAACTGCGGATATTTCCCAACGTTTGGGTTCCACCAG GCGGCCATCTTGAACCCGACGAGACG CTCCTGGAGGCGGGCCTCAGGGAGCTGAAAGAGGAAACAGGATTGGCTCTGGAAGCAGAACAATTCCCAAGTCCAAAGGTTCTCG TCAGTGTACCCCCCGATGCTGAGCAGAGGACCCCCTCAGAGACACCACCTTGTCGTCTACCTGCTGCTGCGCTCGCcatgcacacacctgcagctccaG GGTGTCGGAGGTGTGCCCTGCGGGAGGACTCCGTGACACCACGCTGTCGCCGGGTGTCTTTGTCAACCGGGCACCGTACAGCGGTCCAGACGTGGAGCGGGTCAGCACCGGGACAAAGTTCGCTCTGGGTCTGTGGCTGA
- the nudt17 gene encoding nucleoside diphosphate-linked moiety X motif 17 isoform X2: MLRNSLLYDEGAREQVTQERGGMERVRRVLVSVCRDRAAPQSVHFLQSVTGHFGTTDQVNVSCSLDRNRLIVLKDDTDRGIPLKRAPFCPIKHLSVKEAASISLDIQQRGVDVGVAIILQTADKRVLLTRRAKQLRIFPNVWVPPGGHLEPDETLLEAGLRELKEETGLALEAEQFPSPKVLGVWESVYPPMLSRGPPQRHHLVVYLLLRSPCTHLQLQDCLRPSPTEVSACLWADSRLVSAMVSAVDGQDGEIDVKRLPAVVRVSEVCPAGGLRDTTLSPGVFVNRAPYSGPDVERVSTGTKFALGLWLKTTAEMTSEPHTCQPNK, encoded by the exons ATGTTGCGGAATTCGCTCCTGTATG acgagggcgctcgagagCAGGTGACTCAGGAACGAGGCGGAATGGAGAGGGTCCGCAGGGTTCTAGTGTCGGTCTGTCGGGACAGAGCAGCGCCACAGAGTGTTCACTTTCTTCAG AGCGTCACAGGTCACTTTGGCACCACTGACCAGGTGAACGTGAGCTGCTCGCTGGACCGGAACCGCTTGATAGTCCTCAAAGACGACACGGACAGAGGCATTCCCCTGAAG AGGGCCCCCTTTTGTCCAATCAAGCACCTGTCCGTCAAAGAGGCAGCGTCTATCTCGTTGGACATTCAGCAACGTGGAGTAGATGTGGGTGTAGCCATCATCCTGCAGACAGCAGATAAGAGAGTGTTGCTGACACGACGAGCAAAGCAACTGCGGATATTTCCCAACGTTTGGGTTCCACCAG GCGGCCATCTTGAACCCGACGAGACG CTCCTGGAGGCGGGCCTCAGGGAGCTGAAAGAGGAAACAGGATTGGCTCTGGAAGCAGAACAATTCCCAAGTCCAAAGGTTCTCGGTGTGTGGGAG TCAGTGTACCCCCCGATGCTGAGCAGAGGACCCCCTCAGAGACACCACCTTGTCGTCTACCTGCTGCTGCGCTCGCcatgcacacacctgcagctccaG gaCTGTCTGCGCCCCTCCCCCACCGAAGTCAGCGCTTGTCTTTGGGCCGACTCCCGTCTGGTCAGTGCCATGGTGTCGGCCGTGGACGGACAGGATGGCGAGATCGATGTGAAACGTCTTCCCGCCGTTGTCAG GGTGTCGGAGGTGTGCCCTGCGGGAGGACTCCGTGACACCACGCTGTCGCCGGGTGTCTTTGTCAACCGGGCACCGTACAGCGGTCCAGACGTGGAGCGGGTCAGCACCGGGACAAAGTTCGCTCTGGGTCTGTGGCTGAAGACCACTGCAGAGATGACCTCTGAACCTCACACCTGTCAGCCAAACAAATGA
- the nudt17 gene encoding nucleoside diphosphate-linked moiety X motif 17 isoform X3 produces MLRNSLLYDEGAREQVTQERGGMERVRRVLVSVCRDRAAPQSVHFLQSVTGHFGTTDQVNVSCSLDRNRLIVLKDDTDRGIPLKCLFDHQRAPFCPIKHLSVKEAASISLDIQQRGVDVGVAIILQTADKRVLLTRRAKQLRIFPNVWVPPGGHLEPDETLLEAGLRELKEETGLALEAEQFPSPKVLVSVPPDAEQRTPSETPPCRLPAAALAMHTPAAPGLSAPLPHRSQRLSLGRLPSGQCHGVGRGRTGWRDRCETSSRRCQGVGGVPCGRTP; encoded by the exons ATGTTGCGGAATTCGCTCCTGTATG acgagggcgctcgagagCAGGTGACTCAGGAACGAGGCGGAATGGAGAGGGTCCGCAGGGTTCTAGTGTCGGTCTGTCGGGACAGAGCAGCGCCACAGAGTGTTCACTTTCTTCAG AGCGTCACAGGTCACTTTGGCACCACTGACCAGGTGAACGTGAGCTGCTCGCTGGACCGGAACCGCTTGATAGTCCTCAAAGACGACACGGACAGAGGCATTCCCCTGAAG TGTTTGTTTGATCACCAGAGGGCCCCCTTTTGTCCAATCAAGCACCTGTCCGTCAAAGAGGCAGCGTCTATCTCGTTGGACATTCAGCAACGTGGAGTAGATGTGGGTGTAGCCATCATCCTGCAGACAGCAGATAAGAGAGTGTTGCTGACACGACGAGCAAAGCAACTGCGGATATTTCCCAACGTTTGGGTTCCACCAG GCGGCCATCTTGAACCCGACGAGACG CTCCTGGAGGCGGGCCTCAGGGAGCTGAAAGAGGAAACAGGATTGGCTCTGGAAGCAGAACAATTCCCAAGTCCAAAGGTTCTCG TCAGTGTACCCCCCGATGCTGAGCAGAGGACCCCCTCAGAGACACCACCTTGTCGTCTACCTGCTGCTGCGCTCGCcatgcacacacctgcagctccaG gaCTGTCTGCGCCCCTCCCCCACCGAAGTCAGCGCTTGTCTTTGGGCCGACTCCCGTCTGGTCAGTGCCATGGTGTCGGCCGTGGACGGACAGGATGGCGAGATCGATGTGAAACGTCTTCCCGCCGTTGTCAG GGTGTCGGAGGTGTGCCCTGCGGGAGGACTCCGTGA
- the pmvk gene encoding phosphomevalonate kinase isoform X2 — protein MASPFIENTVDLRASTNSSQDTSTLLPSGHRQEHGLDLDQLLGPGLYKERYRADMIRWGEARRLQDPGFFCRLATRGAWQPVWVVSDARRLSDLQWFWNRFPQQTRCVRVESSEETRKRRGWSFTSGVDDAESECGLDSGVHFDWTITNEADAPSLEEQLLPILALATQAADQ, from the exons atggcgtcaccattcaTTGAGAACACGGTGGACCTGAGAGCAAGTACAAACTCGTCACAAGACACCTCAACACTGCTACCTAGTGGTCACCGCCAG GAACACGGTCTAGACCTGGACCAGCTGTTGGGGCCCGGCCTCTACAAGGAGCggtatcgggccgatatgatTCGCTGGGGTGAAGCTCGACGACTACAAGACCCTGGATTCTTCTGTCGTCTAGCAACCAGAGGAGCTTGGCAACCAGTTTGG gtGGTGAGTGACGCACGGCGGCTGTCAGACCTGCAGTGGTTTTGGAACAGGTTTCCTCAACAGACTCGATGTGTCCGAGTTGAAAGTAGTGAAGAAACCAGGAAGAGGAGGGGGTGGAGCTTCACCTCAG gTGTTGATGATGCGGAGTCTGAGTGCGGGCTGGACAGCGGGGTGCATTTTGATTGGACTATCACCAATGAAGCAGACGCCCCCTCTTTAGAGGAGCAGCTGTTGCCCATTCTGGCGCTGGCGACACAAGCTGCTGATCAATAA